One genomic region from Zalophus californianus isolate mZalCal1 chromosome 14, mZalCal1.pri.v2, whole genome shotgun sequence encodes:
- the LOC118356246 gene encoding zinc finger protein OZF-like produces the protein MGDGASREGPLDAARGGSCCVERGRRSRPVRRAAEGPAGVGDWGQGSLSFEDVAVDFTREEWQLLDSAQKTLYRNVTLENLSSLVSLGFQLIRPDVIFRLEQEKPRVISEDIPSQSFSEYWKVDDYKAWHQEIQDRIKKLEQVHETNVSGKIFQSGMNLAPLKQKPNKRVSNGKHLKYSLDLFTQTGNCGRKQAGKGNGYEKSFLHTEHEKTHVGLKYYECSECGKVISKKSRLIVHQRTHTGEKPFKCSGCGKAFSQKSHLVTHQTVHTGEKLYGCECGKAFSRKSHLITHQRTHTGEKPYECSDCGKVFSQTSQLIIHQRSHTGEKPYACGECGKAFSGKSQLITHKRTHIDEKPNKCSECGKAFREKSSLNKHQRIHSGEKPYGCSECGKAFSGKSLLIRHQKTHSGEKPYGCNECTKAFIWKSQLIIHQRTHTGEKPYGCGECGKAFSQKSHLIIHQRTHRTETLETE, from the exons ATGGGTGACGGGGCCTCCCGGGAGGGGCCGCTGGACGCGGCGCGCGGCGGGTCTTGCTGTGTGGAGCGTGGCCGCCGGAGCCGGCCCGTGCGGAGGGCTGCTGAGGGGCCTGCGGGGGTCGGTGACTGGGGCCAG GGATCATTGTCGTTTGAGGATGTGGCTGTGGACTTCACGCGGGAGGAGTGGCAGCTGCTGGACTCTGCTCAGAAGACTCTGTACAGAAATGTGACGTTGGAGAACTTGAGCAGCCTTGTGTCACTAG GGTTTCAACTTATCAGACCAGATGTGATCTTCAGACTGGAGCAGGAGAAGCCACGGGTAATCAGTGAAGACATCCCCAGTCAGAGCTTTTCAG AATACTGGAAAGTTGATGATTACAAAGCATGGCACCAAGAAATTCAAGACAGGATTAAAAAATTGGAACAAGTCCATGAAACGAATGtaagtggaaaaatatttcagtctGGCATGAACCTTGCACCTTTAAAGCAAAAGCCCAATAAGCGTGTCTCAAatggaaaacatttgaaatacTCGTTAGATTTATTTACTCAGACTGGAAACTGTGGAAGAAAGCAAGCTGGTAAGGGCAATGGATATGAGAAATCCTTTCTCCATACTGAACATGAAAAAACTCATGTTGGATTAAAATACTATGAATGTAGTGAATGTGGAAAAGTCATCAGCAAGAAGTCACGACTCATTGTCCATCAGagaacacacacaggagagaaaccattCAAATGCAGTGGATGTGGCAAAGCCTTTTCCCAGAAGTCACACCTTGTTACACATCAGACAGTTCACACGGGAGAAAAACTTTATGGATGtgagtgtgggaaggccttctCTAGAAAGTCACACCTTATCAcacatcagagaactcacacgGGAGAGAAACCGTATGAATGCAGCGACTGTGGGAAAGTGTTCTCTCAGACATCACAGCTCATCATTCATCAGCGAAGTCACACGGGAGAGAAACCCTATGCCTGtggtgaatgtgggaaagccttcagtggGAAATCACAACTTATTACTCATAAGAGAACCCATATAGATGAAAAGCCCAACAAATGCAGTGAATGTGGCAAAGCCTTCAGAGAGAAGTCAAGTCTCAAtaaacatcagagaattcattcaggagagaaaccctatggaTGCAgtgagtgtgggaaagccttcagtggGAAGTCACTGCTCATTAGACATCAGAAAACTCATTCAGGAGAAAAGCCCTATGGATGCAATGAGTGtacaaaagcatttatttggaAGTCACAGCTCATCATACACCAGCGgactcacacaggagagaagccctatgGGTGTGGTGAATGCGGGAAGGCCTTCTCCCAGAAGTCACACCTCATCATACATCAGAGAACTCATAGAACAGAAACCCTAGAAACAGAGTGA